A section of the Candidatus Palauibacter australiensis genome encodes:
- a CDS encoding FG-GAP-like repeat-containing protein: MTFLALIVGCGEAGAPVPEASLAEILATRGTADAALQQDRLEDARADYQRLVEMAPAEAAGYAGLGLTALKAADYEAAEESLLEARERAPDDPELTLALATLRTETGDFGEARALLDETLAADPGHARSLWGLAEVEARASGVDSDARADVLARLAAAAPGNLAALAELADAQLARGELDAALGTIESLRQVAPDFRPGPRAAFEAAEDALLDGDASTAISQFADFRAAFEVTSPYQASLEELRQPGGPLAGVAQLNFSFLVTLRVQEPEAVLAALRYTEASDLAGLAALAPSSEAGVAAEGPVAAATAIGDLDGDGDEDLLWSRDGEGRALRVDLGRYVDASDEVGAIDAGDAAAAIWADLDDDRRLDAWFAGSAPRAYRNDPAGGFEEIALPPAAGSAGAATSAAHGVFAADLDQDGDLDVFEPHTGANRLFRNNGDLTFAEMAADFGLAGPAEADTRGAAFGDLDDDRDLDIVLAEGDGGLRLLDNERAATFAERTERLSDAASEPAQAVAIGDVNGDGWLDIAAAGADRVRLLHGSPSDAFTLAATVPLNGLAPRDLLFIDFDNDGRLDLAVAGTPPASAAPSGSGLRLFRNEGEGRLAAADDFLPDLPFALRSVRSFDYNEDGDADLLVLGADGNPRLLRNDGGNANHYFRLDLAGLGEGSRKNNRFGIGARVEVRAGDLFQVHTVTDPTTLIGLDGRLKADVVRVYWPNGVPQDLYFPGTDQDLVEEQTLKGSCPMLYVWDGDGFEFVGDMMWKSALGMPLGILGGGLRAYAPAFPSQEYRRLPDGVFQPLDGEYVMQITEELWETIYVDGVNLVAVDHPSEIDVYVNEAFIPPAPIDLELWRVGERHAPVS, encoded by the coding sequence TTGACCTTCCTCGCGCTGATCGTTGGCTGCGGGGAGGCGGGGGCGCCGGTGCCGGAGGCGTCTCTGGCGGAGATCCTCGCGACGCGCGGGACGGCGGACGCGGCGCTCCAGCAGGACCGCCTGGAGGACGCGCGGGCGGACTATCAGCGCCTCGTCGAGATGGCGCCGGCGGAGGCCGCGGGGTACGCGGGACTCGGCCTCACGGCGCTCAAGGCGGCGGACTACGAGGCGGCCGAGGAGAGCCTCCTCGAGGCGCGCGAGCGGGCGCCGGACGATCCGGAGCTGACGCTGGCGCTGGCCACGCTGCGGACCGAGACGGGCGACTTCGGGGAGGCGCGGGCGCTGCTGGACGAGACGCTGGCGGCGGACCCCGGCCACGCGCGCAGCCTGTGGGGGCTGGCGGAGGTGGAGGCCCGGGCGTCGGGAGTGGACTCCGATGCCCGCGCGGACGTTCTCGCGCGCCTGGCGGCGGCCGCGCCGGGCAACCTGGCCGCTCTCGCCGAACTCGCCGATGCGCAACTCGCGCGCGGCGAACTCGACGCCGCCCTGGGCACGATCGAGAGTCTGCGGCAGGTCGCCCCGGACTTCCGCCCCGGGCCGCGCGCGGCTTTCGAGGCCGCCGAAGATGCCCTCCTGGATGGCGACGCATCGACGGCGATCAGCCAGTTCGCCGACTTCCGCGCCGCATTCGAGGTCACCTCGCCCTACCAGGCGAGCCTCGAAGAGCTGAGACAGCCGGGCGGCCCCCTCGCGGGCGTCGCGCAACTCAATTTCAGCTTCCTCGTCACCCTCCGCGTCCAGGAGCCGGAGGCCGTGCTCGCCGCGCTGCGCTACACCGAAGCGTCCGACCTGGCCGGGCTCGCGGCGCTTGCCCCCTCGTCGGAAGCAGGGGTGGCGGCGGAGGGACCGGTAGCCGCCGCGACGGCGATCGGCGACTTGGACGGGGACGGCGACGAAGACCTCCTGTGGAGCCGGGACGGGGAAGGGCGCGCCTTGCGCGTGGACCTCGGCCGCTACGTGGACGCCTCCGACGAGGTCGGGGCCATCGACGCCGGCGACGCCGCGGCCGCGATCTGGGCCGACCTCGACGACGACCGCCGCCTGGACGCCTGGTTCGCCGGGAGCGCACCGCGCGCCTACCGCAACGACCCGGCCGGAGGCTTCGAGGAGATCGCGCTCCCGCCGGCGGCTGGTTCGGCCGGCGCGGCGACCTCCGCGGCCCATGGCGTGTTCGCGGCGGACCTGGATCAGGACGGAGACCTCGACGTGTTCGAGCCGCACACGGGCGCGAACCGCCTCTTCCGCAACAACGGCGACCTCACCTTCGCCGAGATGGCGGCGGACTTCGGCCTCGCAGGCCCGGCGGAGGCCGACACGCGTGGCGCGGCCTTCGGCGACCTCGACGACGACCGCGACCTCGACATCGTGCTCGCGGAAGGCGACGGCGGCCTTCGCCTCCTCGACAACGAGCGCGCCGCCACCTTCGCCGAGCGGACTGAGCGCCTCTCGGATGCGGCGTCCGAGCCCGCGCAGGCCGTGGCGATCGGCGACGTGAACGGAGACGGCTGGCTCGACATCGCGGCCGCCGGCGCCGACCGGGTCCGCCTGCTGCACGGCTCCCCCTCCGACGCCTTCACGCTCGCCGCCACTGTGCCGCTGAACGGCCTCGCCCCGCGCGACCTGCTCTTCATCGACTTCGACAACGACGGCCGGCTGGACCTCGCCGTCGCCGGCACGCCCCCGGCCTCCGCCGCCCCGTCCGGCTCCGGGCTCCGGCTGTTCCGCAACGAAGGGGAAGGGCGGCTGGCGGCGGCCGACGACTTCCTCCCGGATCTGCCGTTCGCGCTTCGCTCCGTTCGTTCGTTCGACTACAACGAGGACGGCGACGCCGACCTCCTCGTCCTCGGAGCGGACGGGAATCCGCGTCTCCTGCGCAACGACGGCGGCAACGCGAACCACTACTTCCGGCTCGACCTGGCGGGGCTGGGCGAGGGCAGCCGCAAGAACAACCGCTTCGGGATCGGCGCGCGCGTCGAGGTGCGGGCCGGGGACCTCTTCCAGGTCCACACCGTCACGGACCCCACCACTCTCATCGGCCTCGACGGCCGCCTGAAGGCGGATGTCGTCCGCGTCTACTGGCCGAACGGCGTCCCGCAGGACCTCTACTTCCCGGGCACCGACCAGGATCTCGTCGAGGAGCAGACGCTCAAGGGCTCCTGCCCCATGCTCTACGTGTGGGACGGCGACGGGTTCGAGTTCGTCGGCGACATGATGTGGAAGAGCGCCCTCGGCATGCCCCTCGGCATCCTCGGCGGCGGCCTGCGCGCCTACGCCCCCGCCTTCCCCTCGCAGGAGTACCGGCGTCTCCCCGACGGCGTGTTCCAGCCGCTGGATGGCGAGTACGTGATGCAGATCACCGAGGAACTGTGGGAGACGATCTACGTGGACGGCGTGAACCTCGTCGCCGTCGACCATCCCTCCGAGATCGACGTCTACGTGAACGAGGCCTTCATCCCCCCCGCGCCCATCGACCTCGAACTGTGGCGGGTGGGCGAGCGGCACGCCCCCGTCTCG
- a CDS encoding choice-of-anchor B family protein, translating to MTPSSPARLAAALRPATPQPALLFVIACAAAVFAGTPVAGQSGSFGHSVLIHEGELLVAEPTTNFRPGAVYVYTRGEEGWMESGVIRGPDPEIADGFGTVLAAAGDHLFVGVRGTGIQIFGRGEGGGWVWRDAITADEVRGLSPDCRFDGYCGTDFGLALAAEGEWLMVGTPDPADGPGGGGPDVRDDAGAAGTIHAYRRGADGRWTKRTELRPSGGGPGDRFGAVVAFTERGLLVGAPGWGPRIEGGGEARGESREGTGRVYRFDLSGDGWTETGSIGSAEGAGSGFGVALSAEGDRLLIGAPGADADRGAVFVYAWEVGSGSWVAEERIVLEGGAEGDRFGAAVAFSGPDVWVGAPTERENETGAVLVYEAEADGTLPRRPRRIALPREETVERDRFGGLVVADGALAAVGAPGMHHQSGSVHLFEDSGPGWAAAGMLASAPDALERMVGEERRCVEGSVGPFDCSEVELLAFIPNSILRAEGSARGVRANDNWGWTDRETGREYALVGRNDGTSFIDLSDPTRPVLVGDLPKPDGTPPSQLWRDIKTYKDHAFIVADGAGDHGMQVFDLTRLRDVAPGDMPALFEPDVHYRGVASSHNIVINEETGFAYAVGSGAGRESCGGGLHMIDINDPRNPEFVGCFQEDGGTHDAQCVLYRGPDERYEGREICLNSNGRYFQIADVTDKENPYAVSRATSPNAAYIHQGWLTPDHRYFYQDDESDVISGAVETTRTLIWDLSDLEDPVLVNQFMGSLPASAHNLYLKDGFAYQANYRYGLHVLDISDPVNPREVGFFDTAPYQEGPGFGGAWSTYPFFESGTIIVTSMREGLFVLKKRVRPVS from the coding sequence ATGACCCCATCGAGCCCCGCGCGCCTCGCCGCCGCCCTCCGTCCCGCCACGCCGCAGCCCGCCCTGCTCTTCGTGATCGCGTGCGCCGCCGCCGTCTTCGCCGGCACTCCGGTCGCGGGCCAGTCGGGCTCGTTCGGCCACTCGGTGCTGATCCACGAAGGCGAGCTCCTCGTAGCCGAGCCGACCACCAACTTCCGCCCCGGCGCCGTGTATGTGTACACAAGAGGAGAGGAGGGGTGGATGGAGTCCGGCGTGATTCGCGGGCCGGACCCCGAGATCGCCGATGGCTTTGGCACGGTGCTGGCCGCCGCCGGCGACCATCTCTTCGTCGGCGTGCGCGGGACCGGCATCCAGATCTTCGGGCGTGGCGAGGGCGGCGGATGGGTATGGCGGGACGCGATCACGGCCGATGAGGTCCGCGGTCTTTCGCCGGACTGCCGCTTCGACGGCTATTGCGGGACCGACTTCGGATTGGCGCTGGCGGCGGAGGGCGAGTGGCTGATGGTGGGCACGCCCGACCCGGCCGATGGTCCGGGCGGAGGGGGGCCGGACGTCCGGGACGATGCCGGCGCGGCGGGCACGATCCACGCGTACCGGCGCGGCGCCGACGGCCGGTGGACGAAGCGGACGGAGTTGCGCCCTTCGGGCGGTGGCCCGGGCGACCGCTTCGGAGCGGTGGTGGCCTTTACGGAACGCGGCCTGCTCGTCGGTGCTCCGGGCTGGGGTCCGCGGATCGAGGGAGGCGGCGAGGCCCGGGGCGAGAGCCGCGAGGGGACGGGCCGCGTCTACCGCTTCGACCTGAGTGGGGACGGCTGGACGGAAACCGGATCGATAGGGTCGGCGGAAGGCGCGGGCTCCGGCTTCGGTGTCGCGCTCTCTGCGGAGGGCGACCGGCTTCTGATCGGCGCGCCGGGCGCGGACGCCGATCGCGGGGCGGTCTTCGTGTACGCCTGGGAGGTCGGCTCCGGTTCGTGGGTGGCCGAGGAGCGGATAGTGCTCGAAGGCGGCGCAGAGGGCGACCGCTTCGGCGCGGCGGTCGCCTTCTCCGGACCCGACGTGTGGGTGGGTGCGCCCACGGAGCGCGAGAACGAGACCGGTGCCGTCCTGGTCTACGAGGCCGAAGCGGACGGCACCCTTCCCCGGCGGCCGCGCCGCATCGCCCTCCCTCGCGAAGAGACGGTGGAGCGCGACCGTTTCGGCGGACTGGTGGTCGCGGACGGAGCGCTCGCGGCGGTTGGAGCGCCCGGCATGCACCATCAGTCGGGCTCCGTCCACCTCTTCGAGGACAGCGGCCCCGGCTGGGCGGCGGCGGGCATGCTCGCAAGCGCCCCCGATGCCCTCGAGCGCATGGTCGGCGAGGAGCGCCGCTGCGTGGAGGGCAGCGTCGGCCCCTTCGATTGCAGCGAAGTCGAGCTGCTCGCGTTCATTCCCAACTCCATTCTGCGGGCCGAGGGCAGCGCCCGGGGCGTCCGCGCCAACGACAACTGGGGGTGGACCGACCGAGAGACCGGACGCGAGTATGCGCTGGTGGGACGCAACGACGGCACCTCGTTCATCGACCTGTCGGATCCCACCCGTCCGGTCCTGGTCGGCGATCTGCCCAAACCCGACGGCACGCCCCCGTCGCAGCTGTGGCGCGACATCAAGACGTACAAGGACCACGCCTTCATCGTGGCCGACGGAGCGGGCGACCACGGCATGCAGGTCTTCGACCTCACCCGCCTGCGCGACGTGGCGCCCGGCGACATGCCCGCGCTCTTCGAGCCCGACGTCCACTACCGTGGGGTGGCGAGCTCGCACAACATCGTGATCAACGAGGAAACCGGGTTCGCCTACGCGGTGGGCAGCGGCGCGGGGCGCGAATCCTGCGGCGGCGGTCTTCACATGATCGACATCAACGACCCCCGGAATCCCGAGTTCGTTGGGTGCTTTCAGGAGGACGGCGGCACCCACGACGCGCAGTGCGTGCTCTACCGGGGTCCCGACGAACGATACGAGGGGCGCGAGATCTGCCTCAACTCGAACGGACGGTACTTTCAGATCGCCGACGTGACCGACAAGGAGAACCCCTACGCGGTGTCTCGCGCGACGTCGCCCAATGCCGCCTACATCCACCAGGGCTGGCTCACTCCCGATCACCGCTACTTCTATCAGGACGACGAGTCCGACGTGATCTCCGGCGCGGTCGAAACCACGCGGACATTGATTTGGGACCTGAGCGACCTGGAGGATCCGGTGCTCGTCAACCAGTTCATGGGCTCGCTTCCCGCCAGCGCCCACAATCTCTACCTGAAGGACGGCTTCGCGTATCAGGCCAACTACCGCTACGGCCTCCATGTGCTCGACATCTCCGATCCCGTGAACCCGCGCGAAGTGGGCTTCTTCGACACGGCCCCGTATCAGGAGGGTCCGGGCTTCGGCGGGGCGTGGAGCACGTATCCGTTCTTCGAGAGCGGCACCATTATCGTCACGAGCATGCGCGAGGGGCTCTTCGTGCTCAAGAAGAGGGTGCGGCCGGTAAGTTAG
- a CDS encoding CRTAC1 family protein: MNVRRVGPLSICLLAAAISCGPDEPEDAEAPSYTQTRPSFTARQGSDATTSIRFTDVTASAGVDFVHATGAFGEKWMPETMGSGVVVLDYDGDRWPDLFFVNSTGWEGRAEDRGARSTLLRNLGDGTFRDVTREAGLDRPIYGMGGAAADYDADGDTDLYVTAVGDNRLYRNDGGRFTDVTSVTGTAGNAPGATDPAWSTASAWFDADGDGWLDLLVCNYVDWTPETDLFFTRDGVNKSYATPEEYNGESCRLLRNEPASAGAGASSDPGATDQTPARRFRDVTAESGLENPEGKSLGIVIDDFTGDGLPDVAIANDTYQNFLYRNEGDGTFADVALDAGVAFDEFGRARAGMGVDVGDILNRGQLSIAIGNFSNEPVSLFTQIQAGLFQDLAGSARLTRSTLLPLTFGLRFADFDLDRYVDLVLGNGHIEPEIEAIQGDVTFAQPPQLFRNDGRGGFIDAGAMAGGGFDEPIVARGVATLDFDRDGDLDLVVSTNGGPAKLFRNDLEPGPGWVRLRLEGAAPNLGAVGATVRVFVGDVAQRFVVSTASSYLSQSEANPVLAGLGGGARADSVVVVWPGGARTVTGPVEAGAALTIRE, translated from the coding sequence ATGAACGTTCGCCGCGTCGGACCCCTCTCGATCTGCCTCCTCGCGGCGGCGATTTCCTGCGGTCCCGACGAACCGGAAGACGCGGAGGCGCCGTCCTATACCCAGACGCGCCCGAGTTTCACGGCGCGCCAGGGCAGCGACGCGACGACCTCGATCCGTTTCACGGACGTCACGGCGTCGGCGGGGGTCGACTTCGTCCACGCCACGGGCGCCTTCGGAGAGAAGTGGATGCCCGAGACCATGGGCAGCGGCGTCGTCGTGCTCGACTACGACGGGGACCGCTGGCCCGACCTCTTCTTCGTCAACAGCACCGGCTGGGAGGGGCGCGCGGAGGACCGGGGGGCCCGGTCCACGCTCCTGCGGAACCTCGGCGACGGGACGTTCCGCGACGTCACGCGCGAGGCCGGCCTCGACCGGCCCATCTACGGCATGGGCGGGGCGGCGGCCGACTACGATGCCGATGGGGACACGGACCTCTACGTGACGGCGGTCGGGGACAACCGGCTGTACCGGAACGACGGGGGACGATTCACCGACGTGACCTCGGTGACGGGTACGGCAGGGAACGCGCCGGGCGCGACGGATCCCGCCTGGTCCACGGCTTCGGCCTGGTTCGACGCGGACGGCGACGGCTGGCTGGACCTCCTCGTCTGCAACTACGTGGACTGGACGCCGGAGACCGACCTCTTCTTCACCCGCGACGGCGTGAACAAGTCCTACGCGACCCCCGAGGAGTACAACGGCGAGTCCTGCCGCCTCCTGCGGAACGAGCCGGCGTCGGCGGGGGCCGGCGCCTCCTCGGACCCCGGCGCCACGGACCAGACCCCCGCGCGGCGCTTCCGGGACGTAACGGCCGAATCCGGCCTCGAGAATCCCGAGGGGAAATCGCTCGGCATCGTCATCGACGACTTCACCGGGGACGGCCTCCCCGATGTCGCGATCGCGAACGACACCTACCAGAACTTCCTCTATCGGAACGAGGGAGACGGGACTTTCGCCGACGTGGCGCTCGACGCGGGGGTCGCCTTCGACGAGTTCGGCCGGGCGCGGGCCGGGATGGGGGTCGACGTGGGGGACATCCTCAACCGGGGGCAACTCTCGATCGCGATCGGCAACTTCTCCAACGAGCCCGTATCGCTGTTCACGCAGATCCAGGCGGGACTGTTCCAGGATCTGGCCGGGTCGGCCCGGCTCACACGGTCGACGCTGCTTCCGCTGACGTTCGGGCTCCGCTTCGCGGACTTCGACCTCGACCGCTACGTGGATCTCGTGCTCGGGAACGGCCACATCGAGCCGGAGATCGAGGCGATCCAGGGAGACGTGACCTTCGCGCAGCCGCCGCAGTTGTTCCGTAACGACGGGCGCGGGGGGTTCATCGACGCCGGCGCGATGGCGGGCGGAGGGTTCGACGAGCCGATCGTGGCGCGGGGCGTGGCGACGCTCGACTTCGACCGGGACGGGGACCTCGACCTGGTGGTGTCGACGAACGGCGGGCCGGCGAAGCTCTTCCGCAACGACCTCGAGCCCGGCCCCGGCTGGGTGCGGTTGCGCCTGGAGGGGGCGGCGCCGAATCTCGGCGCCGTCGGGGCGACGGTGCGGGTGTTCGTGGGAGACGTAGCGCAGCGGTTCGTGGTCTCGACCGCCTCGTCCTACCTGTCACAGTCCGAGGCGAACCCCGTGCTCGCCGGCCTGGGCGGCGGCGCGCGCGCCGACAGCGTCGTCGTCGTCTGGCCCGGAGGTGCCCGAACCGTCACCGGACCCGTTGAGGCGGGCGCGGCACTCACAATCCGCGAGTAG